From a single Mangifera indica cultivar Alphonso chromosome 19, CATAS_Mindica_2.1, whole genome shotgun sequence genomic region:
- the LOC123203278 gene encoding protein SABRE isoform X2 — MELGELNLHMADEYQESLEESLFGVETNSGSLMHVAKLSLDWGKKEMESSEENSLKSKLVLAVDVTGMGVNLNFKHIESLIITAMSFQPLFKALSASSKRTTQSRGGHVSKSSGKGTRLLKFNLERCFVNFCGDTGLDNTVVADPKRVNYGSQGGQVLISVSADGTPRTANIMSTESDEFKKLRYSVSLDIFHFSLCVNKEKQSTQIELERARSTYQEHLEEHRPGTKVTLFDMQNAKFVRRCGGLKEISVCSLFSATDITVRWEPDAHLALVELALQLKQLVHNQKLQGLGEKHIDDVSHVRDAEEKKEATMESYHVDKRKKKESIFAVDVEMLSIYAEVGDGVDCMVQVQSIFSENAHIGVLLEGLILTLNGSRLFKSSRMQISRIPSTSSCSSDGNLPAATTWDWVIQGLFIHICMPFRLELRAIDDAVEDMLRSLKLVIAAKTKLICPMKNESSKPKKSGAVKFGCLKFCIRKLTADIEEEPIQGWLDEHYQLMKNEACELAVRLKFLEEFISKAKQAPKSSETNDSPHERKVCFNGVEIDIHDPSAIDKVQEEIYIQSFRSYYQACQNLVPAEGSGACREGFQAGFKPSISRTSVLSISATELDVTLMRIDGGDAGMVELLKKLDPVCGENNIPFSRLYGSNILLHTGTLIANLRNYTFPLLSATSSKCVGRLVLAQQATCFQPQVYQDVFIGRWRKVRMLRSASGTTPPMKTYFDLPLSFQRGEVSFGVGYEPVFADVSYAFTVALRRANLSIRNPGPLIQPPKKEKSLPWWDDMRNYIHGNISLSFSETKWHVLATTDPYEKLDKLQIVSAMMEIKQSDGRVHVSAEDFKIFSSSLDSMAKSRGLKLPAGISGPLLEAPVFTLEVTMDWGCDSGNPMNHYLFALPVEGKPREYVFDPFRSTSLSLRWSFSLRSALPASESSPPFTLADSTIVDGTVYGPPYKSENTPVASPKVNVGAHDLAWLSKFWNLNYLPPHKLRTFSRWPRYGVPRFIRSGNLSLDRVMTEFMLRIDVTPTCLKHMPLDDDDPAKGLTITMSKLKYEICLSRGKQKYTFACKRDPLDLVYQGIELHVPKVFINKEDHTSVAKVVQMTRKSSQSASMDKVPSEKRNVMNGCTEKHRDDGFLLSSDYFTIRRQAPKADPARLLAWQEAGRRNLEMTYVRSEFENGSESDEHTRSDPSDDDGYNVVIADNCQRVFVYGLKLLWTIGNRDAVWSFVGGISKAFEPSKPSPSRQYAQRKLLEEKQKNEVETLKDDVSRSPSTSSAAVSPSQEGETAGTISSLSQSVKMENSSSVMVEKNESINDFEEEGTRHFMVNVIEPQFNLHSEEANGRFLLAAVSGRVLARSFHSVLHVGYEMIEQALGTTNVHIPECGPEMTWKRMELSVMLEHVQAHVAPTDVDPGAGLQWLPKIRRSSPKVKRTGALLERVFMPCDMYFRYTRHKGGTPDLKVKPLKELTFNSHNITATMTSRQFQVMLDVLTNLLFARLPKPRKSSLSFPTEDDEDVEEEADEVVPDGVEEVELARINLEQKEREHKLILHDIRKLSLYCDTSGDICQENEGNLWMVASGKSTLIQGLKNELVNAQNSRKEASASLRLALQKAAQSRLMEKEKNKSPSYAMRISLQINKVVWSMLLDGKSFAEAEINDMIYDFDRDYKDIGVAQFTTKYLVVRNCVPQAKSDTLLSPWNPPQEWGKKVMLRVDAKQGAPKDGISPLELFLVEIYPLKIHLTEAMYRMMWGYFFPEEEQDSQRRQEVWKVSTTAAGRRGSKKGSSTHEPVASSSHPTKESDILSKQIASAVPLSALTSLLSADTLQALKLPNVKTSAARGSTPELRRTSSFDRTWEETVAESVANELVLQVHSPSAALLGSLEQQDDKSKLKDSKPVKPGRSSHEEKKVTKVQEEKRSRPRKIMEFHNIKISQVELLLTYEGSRFVVNDLKLLMDTFHRVEFTGTWRRLFSRVKKHIIWGVLKSVTGMQGRKFKDKAHSQQPSIITVPDSDLHLSDPEQGQTGKPDQYPITFLKRPNDGAGDGFVTSIRGLFNTQRRKAKAFVLRTMRGEEDDFQGEWSESDTEFSPFARQLTITKAKRLIRRHTKKFRNRGQKGSPSKQGESPSSPRETTPFEIESDSSSGSSPSPFEDFHELGT, encoded by the exons ATGGAACTTGGTGAACTGAATTTACACATGGCAGATGAATATCAAGAATCCTTGGAAGAGAGCCTTTTTGGCGTGGAGACAAATTCTGGTTCCTTAATGCATGTCGCAAAGCTTAGTCTGGATTGGGGCAAAAAAGAAATGGAATCATCTGAAGAAAATAGCCTTAAGTCTAAATTGGTCCTTGCTGTAGATGTGACTGGTATGGGcgttaatttgaatttcaagcaCATTGAGTCACTTATAATAACTGCCATGTCTTTTCAACCTCTCTTTAAAGCTCTATCTGCTTCTAGTAAAAGAACAACACAGAGCCGAGGTGGGCATGTTTCCAAATCATCTGGGAAAGGAACTCGACTCTTGAAATTTAATCTTGAACGGTGCTTTGTAAATTTTTGTGGTGACACTGGCTTGGACAACACTGTCGTTGCAGATCCCAAGCGTGTAAATTATGGATCACAAGGTGGTCAAGTTCTAATTAGTGTCTCAGCCGATGGCACACCACGTACTGCAAATATCATGTCTACTGAATCTGATGAATTCAAGAAGTTGAGGTACTCTGTTTCACTTGACATCTTCCATTTTAGTTTGTGTGTGAACAAGGAAAAGCAATCTACACAGATAGAACTTGAAAGAGCGAGATCTACCTATCAGGAACATTTGGAGGAACATAGACCTGGTACAAAAGTGACACTATTTGATATGCAGAATGCCAAATTTGTACGGCGTTGTGGTGGTCTCAAGGAGATTTCTGTCTGCTCTCTTTTTAGTGCTACTGATATTACTGTCCGATGGGAACCTGATGCACATCTGGCACTAGTTGAACTTGCCTTGCAACTAAAACAACTGGTACACAACCAGAAGCTTCAGGGACTTGGTGAGAAGCATATAGACGATGTCTCTCATGTAAGAGATgctgaagagaagaaagaagccacCATGGAATCATATCATGTTGACAAGCGCAAGAAAAAGGAATCCATATTTGCCGTTGACGTTGAAATGCTGAGTATATATGCTGAAGTTGGAGATGGGGTTGATTGTATGGTGCAGGTTCAGTCAATTTTCTCAGAGAATGCTCATATAGGAGTGCTTCTGGAAGGACTTATTCTTACTTTGAATGGGTCCAGACTATTTAAAAGTAGCCGGATGCAAATATCTCGTATTCCTAGTACATCAAGTTGTTCATCTGATGGGAATTTGCCAGCAGCCACCACTTGGGATTGGGTAATTCAAGGactttttattcatatttgcaTGCCATTCAGGTTAGAGTTGCGTGCCATTGATGATGCTGTTGAGGATATGCTGCGGAGTTTAAAGCTTGTGATTGCTGCTAAAACTAAGCTTATTTGTCCTATGAAGAATGAAAGCTCAAAACCCAAAAAGTCTGGTGCAGTCAAGTTTGGCTGTTTGAAGTTTTGTATACGCAAGCTGACTGCTGATATTGAGGAAGAACCAATACAGGGTTGGCTTGATGAACATTACCAGCTGATGAAGAATGAAGCCTGTGAGTTAGCTGTCAGGTTAAAATTTCTTGAAGAATTCATTTCCAAAGCCAAACAGGCTCCTAAGTCTTCTGAAACTAATGATTCTCCTCATGAAAGGAAGGTTTGCTTtaatggagttgagattgataTACATGATCCTTCTGCTATTGACAAAGtgcaagaagaaatttatataCAGTCATTCCGTTCCTATTACCAGGCATGCCAAAATCTGGTACCAGCAGAAGGTTCAGGTGCCTGTAGGGAAGGCTTTCAGGCTGGTTTTAAGCCTAGTATTTCCAGAACTTCTGTTCTTTCCATTTCTGCTACAGAGTTAGATGTGACCTTGATGAGGATTGATGGTGGAGATGCTGGGATGGTAGAGCTTCTGAAGAAGCTAGATCCTGTTTGTGGGGAAAACAATATACCATTTTCTCGGCTCTATGGGAGTAATATTCTCTTGCATACAGGCACCCTAATTGctaatttaagaaattatacGTTCCCTCTTCTTTCTGCAACTTCTAGTAAATGTGTTGGTCGCCTTGTGTTAGCACAACAG GCCACATGTTTTCAGCCCCAAGTTTACCAAGATGTCTTCATTGGAAGATGGAGAAAGGTGCGCATGCTTCGTTCAGCAAGTGGCACAACTCCTCCTATGAAAACATACTTTGATTTGCCTCTGTCTTTTCAGAGAGGAGAAGTGTCCTTTGGAGTGGGATATGAACCAGTTTTTGCTGATGTGAGCTATGCTTTTACTGTAGCTCTTCGTAGGGCTAATTTAAGTATTCGGAATCCAGGTCCCCTAATTCAGCCACCAAAGAAGGAAAAGAGTTTACCATGGTGGGATGATATGAGAAATTACATTCATGGAAATATCTCCTTGAGTTTTTCTGAAACCAAATGGCACGTTCTTGCGACTACTGATCCTTATGAAAAGCTCGACAAGCTTCAAATTGTATCAGCTATGATGGAGATCAAGCAGTCAGATGGTCGTGTTCATGTTTCTGCAGAGGACTTCAAGATATTTTCGAGCAGCTTGGACAGTATGGCTAAGAGTCGTGGCTTAAAACTTCCTGCTGGCATATCTGGTCCTTTACTTGAAGCCCCGGTCTTTACTCTTGAAGTTACAATGGATTGGGGATGTGATTCTGGAAATCCAATGaatcattatttatttgcaCTTCCTGTTGAAGGGAAACCTCGTGAATATGTTTTTGATCCCTTCAGATCTACTTCTCTCTCCCTTCGCTGGAGTTTCTCTCTTAGATCTGCTCTTCCTGCTTCTGAGAGCTCACCCCCATTTACTTTGGCAGATAGCACCATTGTAGATGGAACTGTCTATGGTCCACCTTATAAGTCTGAGAACACTCCAGTAGCTTCACCAAAAGTGAATGTCGGTGCTCATGATTTAGCATGGTTAAGCAAATTCTGGAACTTGAATTATCTTCCTCCTCATAAATTGCGTACTTTCTCTCGGTGGCCTCGTTATGGAGTTCCGAGATTCATAAGATCAGGGAATTTGTCATTAGACAGGGTTATGACAGAATTCATGCTCCGCATAGATGTTACACCTACTTGTTTAAAGCATATGCCCTTAGATGATGATGATCCAGCCAAAGGATTGACAATTACCATGTCCAAGCTGAAGTATGAAATTTGTCTCAGTCGTGGCAAGCAAAAATATACTTTTGCATGCAAGCGTGATCCCCTTGATCTCGTTTACCAGGGTATTGAGCTTCATGTGCCTAaggtttttataaataaagaagaTCACACCAGTGTGGCAAAGGTAGTTCAAATGACTAGGAAAAGTTCTCAGTCTGCCTCCATGGATAAAGTTCCTAGTGAAAAACGTAATGTTATGAATGGTTGCACTGAGAAACACCGTGATGATGGATTTTTATTATCTTCTGACTATTTTACGATCAGAAGGCAGGCCCCAAAGGCTGATCCTGCTAGGTTATTAGCATGGCAAGAGGCTGGAAGAAGAAATCTTGAGATGACATATGTGAGGTCTGAGTTTGAGAATGGGAGTGAGAGTGATGAGCACACACGGTCTGATCCAAGTGATGATGATGGATACAATGTTGTAATAGCTGACAATTGCCAGCGTGTTTTTGTTTATGGTCTTAAGCTTTTGTGGACTATAGGGAACAGAGATGCTGTTTGGTCCTTTGTTGGTGGAATATCCAAAGCATTTGAACCTTCAAAGCCTTCTCCTTCTCGACAATATGCGCAGAGGAAATTACTAGAGGAGAAACAGAAAAATGAAGTTGAAACACTGAAAGATGATGTTTCTAGGTCCCCCTCTACCAGCAGTGCTGCAGTTTCCCCCTCTCAAGAGGGGGAGACAGCAGGAACGATTTCATCTCTGTCACAGTCAGTTAAAATGGAGAATTCATCGTCTGTTATGGTTG AGAAAAATGAGAGTATCAATGATTTTGAGGAGGAGGGCACTCGTCATTTCATGGTCAACGTTATTGAGCCACAATTTAATCTTCATTCAGAAGAGGCCAAT GGTAGATTTCTGCTTGCTGCTGTCAGTGGTCGTGTTTTAGCCCGATCGTTTCATTCAGTCCTCCATGTTGGTTATGAGATGATTGAACAAGCACTTGGTACCACAAATGTACATATTCCTGAATGTGGACCTGAAATGACATGGAAACGCATGGAGCTTTCTGTAATGTTGGAGCATGTTCAGGCTCATGTTGCACCCACTGATGTTGACCCAGGGGCTGGACTGCAGTGGCTTCCTAAAATTCGGAGAAGCTCTCCAAAAGTAAAGCGCACTGGTGCTCTACTCGAAAGAGTTTTTATGCCTTGTGATATGTATTTTCGATACACAAGGCACAAAGGTGGGACTCCAGATCTGAAG GTGAAGCCCTTAAAAGAGCTCACTTTCAATTCTCACAATATAACAGCTACGATGACATCTCGCCAGTTTCAGGTTATGCTTGATGTGTTGACCAATCTTCTCTTTGCACGGCTTCCCAA ACCTCGAAAAAGCAGTTTGTCCTTTCCTactgaagatgatgaagatgttgaagagGAGGCAGATGAGGTGGTTCCTGATGGCGTTGAAGAGGTAGAACTTGCAAGAATTAACCTTGAACAAAAAGAACGGGAGCATAAGTTGATTCTTCATGACATTAGGAAATTGTCTCTGTATTGTGATACTTCAGGAGATATATGTCAAGAAAATGAAGGCAATTTGTGGATGGTAGCCAGTGGGAAATCAACATTG ATACAAGGACTGAAGAATGAGCTTGTAAATGCACAAAACTCTAGGAAGGAAGCTTCTGCATCTTTACGGTTGGCTCTGCAGAAAGCTGCTCAGTCACGACTGATGGAGAAGGAGAAGAACAAAAGCCCATCATATGCTATGCGAATTTCCTTGCAAATTAACAAAGTTGTTTGGAGCATGCTTTTGGATGGTAAATCTTTTGCTGAAGCTGAGATAAATGACATG ATTTATGATTTTGACCGAGATTACAAAGATATTGGTGTTGCTCAGTTTACAACTAAGTACCTTGTTGTAAGAAACTGCGTGCCACAAGCCAAGTCTGATACGCTTTTATCACCATGGAATCCTCCGCAAGAATGGGGAAA AAAAGTCATGCTTCGAGTTGATGCAAAGCAGGGAGCACCGAAGGATGGAATCTCTCCTCTTGAACTTTTCCTG GTAGAAATTTACCCACTCAAGATTCATTTGACAGAGGCAATGTACAGAATGATGTGGGGGTATTTCTTCCCAGAAGAGGAACAAGACTCCCAACGGCGGCAG GAAGTTTGGAAGGTCTCAACAACTGCTGCTGGCAGACGTGGTAGTAAGAAAGGTTCGTCAACGCATGAACCTGTCGCCTCAAGTAGCCATCCTACAAAAGAGTCTGACATCTTATCCAAACAAATTGCCTCTGCAGTACCCCTTTCTGCTTTAACCAGTCTATTATCTGCTGATACTTTGCAA GCATTAAAGTTGCCAAATGTGAAGACAAGTGCTGCTCGTGGTTCAACTCCTGAGCTTAGAAGAACATCTTCTTTCGACAGAACTTGGGAAGAGACTGTAGCAGAATCTGTAGCTAATGAACTTGTCCTACAGGTTCACTCTCCCAGTGCTGCGTTACTTGGTTCTCTTGAGCAACAAGATGACAAGAGCAAATTGAAAGACTCCAAGCCTGTGAAGCCTGGTCGATCATCACATGAAGAAAAAAAGGTCACCAAAGTGCAAGAGGAGAAAAGATCTAGGCCTCGAAAAATCATGGAATTTCACAACATCAAGATAAGTCAG GTCGAGCTACTGCTTACTTACGAAGGATCAAGATTTGTTGTGAATGATCTTAAGTTGCTGATGGATACATTTCATCGTGTTGAGTTCACTGGCACTTGGAGGAGACTCTTCTCACGAGTAAAGAAGCACATCATCTGGGGGGTTCTAAAGTCTGTGACTGGAATGCAG GGTAGAAAGTTCAAAGACAAAGCACATAGTCAACAACCTAGTATAATTACTGTTCCTGACAGTGACCTTCATTTGAGTGATCCTGAACAAGGGCAAACAGGGAAACCTGATCAGTATCCAATAACCTTTCTCAAGCGGCCAAACGATGGAGCAGGTGATGGATTTGTAACTTCAATAAGGGGACTGTTCAATACCCAACGTCGCAAGGCCAAGGCATTTGTGCTGCGGACGATGAGAGGGGAAGAGGATGATTTTCAGGGGGAATGGAGTGAAAGTGATACAGAATTCTCCCCCTTTGCCCGGCAGCTTACCATAACAAAAGCTAAGAGGCTTATCAGGCGACACACAAAGAAATTTCGGAATAGAGGACAAAAAG GTTCACCGTCCAAGCAGGGAGAATCACCATCATCTCCAAGGGAAACCACACCATTCGAAATTGAAAGTGACTCTTCCAGTGGATCATCACCATCACCTTTTGAAGATTTTCATGAGTTGGGTACATGA